The following are encoded in a window of Maridesulfovibrio ferrireducens genomic DNA:
- a CDS encoding Hsp20/alpha crystallin family protein, with translation MSNEIVMTDKELEKFSPATDIVETENGFYMYMDLPGVGKKDLDIDVEENVMIVKGKAATSVIEGEKYLLQEFGEGEYVRRFTVADIVDSKNIKANLKNGVLELFLPKIPEAKPRKIEVSYS, from the coding sequence ATGAGTAACGAAATAGTTATGACTGATAAAGAATTGGAAAAATTCAGCCCCGCAACGGATATCGTTGAAACTGAAAATGGTTTTTATATGTATATGGATCTTCCCGGAGTCGGGAAAAAAGATCTCGATATTGATGTTGAAGAAAATGTGATGATTGTTAAAGGGAAGGCCGCAACATCAGTGATTGAAGGCGAAAAATATCTTCTCCAAGAGTTTGGTGAAGGTGAATATGTAAGAAGATTTACTGTTGCGGATATTGTGGACAGCAAAAATATTAAAGCGAATTTAAAAAATGGTGTGCTTGAGCTGTTTCTGCCGAAAATTCCAGAGGCAAAACCGCGTAAAATTGAGGTTTCATACAGCTAG
- a CDS encoding RHS repeat domain-containing protein — MTYEGKTFYFATDQVGSIFMVADERGNEVKRIIYDSFGNLLFDSNEKVDTCVGFSAGLVDKDTGLIHFGYREYDPTIGRFITPDPIGFAGGDVDVYGFCLDDPINFVDRTGLNPIINTGLRAIRAAAPYIKKVGKSVIKAGSKLAKQVGRAGKSTKDLAKNSAKRVNTAGKKVGEKAGEVVEKTIKGSKEVSKKVSETKKAVNERISDATIKSGAAPLLHKGTEFADEYISKENPPSVKSELIERTMNYAGEQDLDVNIKSLMEGRYNRDKSRDLPSRTTVNKK, encoded by the coding sequence ATGACTTACGAAGGAAAAACCTTCTATTTCGCAACCGATCAAGTCGGTTCAATTTTCATGGTTGCGGATGAAAGGGGTAATGAGGTAAAGCGGATTATATATGATTCGTTTGGTAATTTGTTATTCGATAGTAATGAAAAAGTTGATACTTGCGTGGGGTTCTCCGCAGGATTGGTCGATAAAGATACAGGATTGATTCACTTTGGATATCGCGAATATGATCCCACCATCGGTAGATTCATAACCCCCGACCCAATCGGTTTCGCTGGCGGGGATGTGGATGTTTATGGATTTTGTTTGGATGATCCTATTAATTTTGTGGATAGGACGGGGTTAAATCCTATTATCAATACCGGGTTACGGGCTATAAGGGCGGCAGCTCCGTATATAAAGAAAGTTGGTAAAAGTGTTATTAAAGCAGGTTCTAAGTTAGCTAAGCAAGTTGGCAGAGCAGGCAAATCTACAAAAGATTTGGCTAAAAACAGTGCTAAAAGAGTTAATACTGCGGGGAAAAAGGTTGGTGAGAAGGCTGGAGAAGTTGTTGAAAAAACAATAAAGGGTTCTAAAGAAGTCAGTAAGAAAGTGTCTGAGACAAAAAAAGCAGTTAATGAAAGAATCTCAGATGCTACAATAAAATCGGGTGCTGCTCCTTTACTTCATAAAGGTACTGAATTTGCAGATGAATATATCAGCAAAGAGAACCCTCCTTCGGTTAAAAGTGAGCTTATTGAAAGAACTATGAATTACGCTGGAGAACAAGATCTTGATGTGAATATCAAAAGTTTGATGGAAGGACGTTACAATCGTGATAAGTCGAGAGATCTTCCTTCACGGACAACTGTTAATAAAAAATAA
- a CDS encoding OmpA family protein: protein MKTALSSFFCLLILLTGSALHAQGDGFASNSDQILEMLLGPGDSAGDIYGLTANSGMIGRANLKIEFDVNSAKIKKDALPIANALGAAMISPRGSLMSVLLKGHTDSDGDKKYNRKLSLKRAEAVRLYLVEKFKINPARISVKGVGEDEPLISNDTKEGKALNRRVEVVNTTGTKNVKMPDPKQGTKVDW from the coding sequence ATGAAAACTGCATTAAGTTCTTTTTTTTGCTTGTTAATTTTGCTGACAGGTTCCGCTCTGCATGCACAGGGAGATGGTTTTGCCAGCAACTCTGACCAGATTTTGGAAATGCTTCTCGGCCCCGGAGACTCTGCGGGTGATATTTATGGTTTAACAGCCAATTCCGGCATGATCGGCAGAGCTAATTTGAAAATAGAATTTGATGTGAACTCCGCCAAGATTAAAAAGGACGCCTTGCCTATTGCAAACGCTCTGGGGGCTGCAATGATTTCGCCTCGTGGGAGCTTGATGTCTGTGTTGTTGAAAGGGCATACTGATTCTGACGGAGATAAAAAATATAACCGTAAATTGAGTCTTAAGAGGGCCGAGGCTGTGCGGTTGTACCTTGTTGAGAAGTTCAAGATAAATCCGGCTAGGATATCAGTCAAAGGTGTTGGTGAGGATGAGCCGCTTATCTCCAATGACACCAAAGAAGGCAAAGCCCTTAATCGCAGAGTTGAAGTGGTAAATACCACAGGCACAAAGAACGTTAAAATGCCAGATCCTAAGCAGGGAACGAAGGTTGACTGGTAA
- a CDS encoding CBS and ACT domain-containing protein, with protein MLVKNWMTKDVITLTPERSMMKAAKLMKDKEISRLPIVDDEGVLVGIVSDRDIKEASPSKATTLDMHELYYLLSEIKLKDIMSRKVLTVSIEDTVEKAAVVLDENKIGGIPVVDAENKCVGIITNTDVFRVLINITGVLHGGVQMGLALSNKAGSLSLVIDFLKENKARVMSVLTSYEPNQENTRQVFIRIMDMEKAELNKLREGIDKNFNLLYWVRDSVHGLTS; from the coding sequence ATGCTCGTAAAAAACTGGATGACTAAGGATGTAATCACCCTTACCCCCGAACGTTCAATGATGAAAGCTGCCAAGCTAATGAAAGACAAAGAAATAAGCAGGCTGCCGATTGTTGACGATGAAGGTGTTCTAGTTGGAATAGTTTCCGACCGCGACATAAAGGAAGCTTCTCCTTCAAAAGCCACAACCCTTGATATGCATGAACTTTATTATCTTCTTTCCGAAATCAAGCTTAAAGATATCATGTCACGCAAAGTTTTAACTGTTTCTATTGAAGATACAGTTGAAAAAGCTGCTGTGGTTCTGGATGAAAATAAAATCGGCGGAATTCCGGTTGTAGACGCTGAAAACAAATGCGTAGGAATCATCACCAACACCGATGTTTTCAGAGTCCTGATCAATATCACCGGAGTTCTTCACGGCGGAGTACAGATGGGTTTAGCCCTCTCTAACAAGGCTGGATCGCTTAGTCTGGTCATTGACTTCCTGAAAGAGAACAAAGCCCGTGTGATGTCCGTTCTGACCAGCTACGAGCCTAATCAGGAAAACACTCGTCAGGTTTTTATCCGCATCATGGACATGGAAAAAGCAGAGCTTAACAAACTACGTGAAGGCATAGATAAAAACTTCAACCTGCTCTACTGGGTTCGCGACTCCGTTCACGGCCTGACTTCATAA
- a CDS encoding Trm112 family protein, translating to MALNKELIDILVCPKCKGELELLNGETGLKCSACEVVYPVKDEIPIMLVDEAIPADKWDKK from the coding sequence ATGGCTCTGAATAAAGAACTGATTGATATTCTCGTCTGCCCTAAGTGTAAAGGCGAGTTGGAACTTTTGAATGGAGAGACCGGACTTAAATGCAGTGCATGCGAAGTCGTCTATCCCGTTAAAGATGAAATTCCCATTATGCTCGTAGATGAGGCTATTCCAGCCGACAAATGGGACAAAAAGTAA
- a CDS encoding NifB/NifX family molybdenum-iron cluster-binding protein, whose protein sequence is MIIALPSRDGQVDGHFGHCEAFTLFTLDENKNIIAEETLTPPPGCGCKSSIVPTLAEKGVTVLLAGNMGQGAVNLLQASNINVIRGCSGDLKAAVAQWAEGNLTDSATVCDDHESCGNH, encoded by the coding sequence ATGATAATTGCACTTCCATCCAGAGATGGTCAAGTTGACGGACACTTCGGTCATTGTGAAGCCTTTACACTTTTCACATTGGATGAAAATAAGAATATTATTGCGGAAGAAACTCTTACACCTCCTCCCGGATGCGGTTGTAAATCCAGCATAGTTCCCACACTTGCTGAGAAAGGCGTTACCGTCCTGCTGGCAGGAAATATGGGACAGGGAGCTGTTAACCTCTTGCAGGCCAGCAATATAAACGTTATCCGCGGTTGTAGCGGAGATTTGAAAGCTGCCGTAGCGCAGTGGGCAGAGGGAAACCTTACCGACTCAGCAACTGTTTGCGATGATCACGAGTCCTGCGGCAACCACTAA
- a CDS encoding peptidase U32 family protein: MNKINTENLTDKSKSMKPINSEMPELLCPAGNMEKLSAAVTYGADAVYLGAGDLNLRSAGAGFQWEELPEAFALTKANNVQAYFCINAYPREKDLDLVKKDLEKLAECPPDGIIAADPGVIRIARQILPGIPVHVSTQANTGNSESAKFWKEFGASRVNLARELCVTDIADIAAKCPDIELELFVHGAMCMAISGRCFLSSWLNDRSANMGRCTHPCRFEYKATGLRVEEKTRPGKDVWETVEHDGHTTFFAAEDLCLIHYVRWLSRLGVAALKIEGRTKSSSYIAQVADVYRAAIDAAKTGLPLPERTMFELTNAATRPLSTAFFKTSGPSTITQPPTAEERKPVVARIQEKRGDDCWLVSVKSRWELEKNTEVLVPGLKRPAMNTGSYSFETIHGEAVDVIHSGTQALLRTDHPDIATGFFVRSA; encoded by the coding sequence ATGAACAAAATTAATACTGAAAATTTAACAGACAAATCAAAATCAATGAAACCAATAAATAGTGAAATGCCCGAATTGCTGTGCCCGGCCGGCAACATGGAAAAACTTTCTGCCGCGGTAACATACGGCGCAGATGCCGTTTACTTAGGAGCTGGCGACCTGAACCTGCGCTCAGCAGGAGCCGGCTTTCAATGGGAAGAACTTCCCGAGGCCTTTGCTCTGACTAAAGCAAACAATGTTCAGGCATATTTCTGCATCAATGCTTACCCGCGTGAAAAAGATCTTGATCTGGTAAAAAAAGATCTTGAAAAGCTGGCTGAATGTCCACCCGATGGAATAATTGCCGCCGATCCCGGAGTAATTCGAATTGCCCGACAAATTTTACCGGGCATCCCTGTACACGTCAGTACTCAGGCAAACACCGGAAACAGCGAGTCCGCAAAATTCTGGAAAGAGTTCGGAGCATCAAGAGTAAACCTTGCCAGAGAACTATGCGTCACCGACATTGCCGACATTGCCGCAAAATGCCCGGACATTGAACTGGAACTTTTTGTACACGGCGCCATGTGTATGGCAATTTCAGGTCGATGTTTTCTCAGCTCGTGGCTGAATGACAGATCCGCCAATATGGGACGCTGCACACATCCATGCCGATTTGAATACAAAGCAACAGGTCTCCGTGTTGAAGAAAAAACCCGCCCCGGAAAAGACGTGTGGGAAACAGTTGAACATGACGGACATACAACATTTTTTGCAGCCGAAGACCTTTGCCTGATTCATTATGTACGCTGGCTCTCCAGACTCGGAGTTGCTGCACTTAAAATTGAAGGACGCACCAAAAGCTCATCATACATCGCACAGGTTGCAGATGTTTACAGAGCCGCAATTGATGCGGCTAAAACAGGCCTTCCGCTACCGGAAAGAACGATGTTTGAGCTTACCAATGCGGCGACCCGCCCGCTCAGCACCGCATTCTTTAAAACATCAGGCCCCAGCACAATCACTCAGCCTCCAACCGCAGAGGAGCGCAAACCTGTTGTAGCCAGAATTCAGGAAAAACGGGGCGATGACTGCTGGCTCGTTTCAGTTAAATCCCGCTGGGAACTTGAAAAGAATACGGAAGTACTTGTTCCGGGACTGAAAAGACCTGCAATGAATACGGGAAGCTATTCTTTTGAAACAATTCATGGTGAAGCTGTGGACGTGATTCATTCCGGCACGCAAGCACTGCTGAGGACTGACCACCCTGACATTGCGACAGGATTTTTTGTCCGAAGTGCTTAA
- a CDS encoding RHS repeat-associated core domain-containing protein, protein MNKLNGYWLRKKNRGELSAGARLYGKSMKPEAQLEEMYEVMQNVGLGEELDPEDMSSLFAEFSNDEKMYPSMMLPERRSLWEQRKRQMEQIQERQKNAKRQLHAQFMMKNPELPLAQELRKTEYGQELLAEIAMTQPRQLETGTGQNIVDEQERDSVEMEEVEQFETKPFIVPGMEAPFSLLATERDENGRIIQKALALAPKAIMREYEYDNGGRLSKVLCEKSVIEQYQYGKCGERLTSETRHTKPQLLKYNSRLQLIEAGNVKYSYDNQGRMIEKNELGKITRYSYLESGPLHEVILSDGRRVEYTSDPAGRRISKSINGKTVEKYLWQDLTTLVAVTDAEGLRPKVFTYDEEGDPVAMTYEGKTFYFATDQVGSIFMVADERGNEVKRIIYDSFGNLLFDSNDKFDTCVGFSAGLTDQDTGLIHFGYREYDPAIGRFITPDPIGFAGGDVDVYGFCLDDPINFVDRTGLAGESEKNEKDDQTKANTRSKLAGTDRDYKEKNRKKNIKKKGKENSEEDDSYSVKELRAYHGNETLEVYSEDGPRDTYKYTSGRPGETDQTIKNKGPMPSGEYEADPKEISEVEGLSYLKRRFKGDWGHGRVPLHPSNRTKTHGRDGFFLHGGDTKGSAGCIDVGNKDRALFKNLRKTKNKIKVIVH, encoded by the coding sequence TTGAATAAATTAAACGGCTATTGGTTACGTAAAAAAAATCGCGGAGAATTATCAGCAGGTGCTCGCTTGTATGGCAAATCCATGAAGCCGGAGGCACAGCTCGAAGAAATGTATGAAGTTATGCAAAACGTAGGACTTGGTGAAGAACTTGATCCTGAAGACATGTCGAGCCTTTTTGCAGAATTCTCCAATGATGAAAAAATGTATCCAAGCATGATGCTACCTGAACGCCGAAGTCTCTGGGAGCAAAGAAAAAGACAAATGGAACAGATTCAGGAAAGACAGAAGAATGCTAAGCGTCAACTTCATGCGCAGTTCATGATGAAGAATCCAGAACTTCCACTCGCTCAGGAACTTCGCAAAACTGAATACGGGCAGGAATTGCTGGCTGAAATTGCAATGACTCAGCCTCGTCAGCTCGAAACAGGCACGGGGCAGAATATTGTAGATGAGCAGGAACGAGATTCCGTGGAGATGGAAGAGGTTGAACAATTTGAAACTAAACCGTTTATTGTTCCCGGAATGGAAGCTCCTTTTTCTTTGCTTGCAACTGAAAGAGATGAGAACGGTAGAATTATTCAAAAAGCACTGGCACTCGCCCCTAAAGCCATAATGCGCGAATATGAATACGACAATGGCGGTAGACTCAGCAAAGTTCTTTGCGAAAAATCCGTCATCGAGCAATACCAGTACGGAAAATGTGGGGAAAGGCTTACCTCGGAAACTCGGCACACAAAACCGCAACTGTTAAAGTATAACAGCAGATTACAACTTATCGAAGCTGGCAATGTAAAATATTCATACGACAACCAAGGCCGTATGATCGAAAAAAACGAACTTGGGAAAATTACTCGTTATTCATACTTGGAGTCAGGGCCGTTGCATGAAGTTATTTTGTCGGATGGACGCAGGGTTGAATATACCTCCGATCCTGCGGGAAGAAGGATTTCCAAATCTATCAACGGTAAAACTGTAGAAAAATATCTCTGGCAGGATTTGACTACTTTAGTTGCGGTAACGGATGCCGAAGGACTGCGTCCCAAGGTGTTCACGTATGACGAAGAAGGCGATCCCGTTGCAATGACTTACGAAGGAAAAACCTTCTATTTCGCAACCGATCAAGTCGGTTCAATTTTCATGGTTGCGGATGAAAGGGGTAATGAGGTAAAGCGGATTATATATGATTCGTTTGGCAATTTACTATTCGATAGTAATGATAAATTTGATACTTGCGTGGGTTTTTCCGCTGGATTGACCGACCAAGATACCGGCTTAATCCACTTCGGATATCGTGAATATGATCCCGCCATCGGCAGATTCATAACCCCCGACCCTATTGGCTTCGCTGGCGGGGATGTGGATGTTTATGGGTTTTGCTTGGATGATCCTATTAATTTTGTGGATCGGACTGGATTGGCTGGGGAGAGTGAGAAGAACGAAAAAGATGATCAGACTAAAGCAAATACACGTAGCAAGCTTGCCGGGACTGATCGGGATTACAAAGAAAAAAATCGAAAGAAAAATATTAAAAAGAAAGGAAAAGAAAATTCTGAAGAAGATGACTCATATTCAGTTAAAGAGCTTCGTGCTTATCACGGAAATGAAACCCTTGAAGTTTATTCTGAAGATGGTCCCCGAGATACTTACAAATATACTTCAGGACGGCCCGGAGAAACGGATCAGACAATAAAGAATAAAGGTCCGATGCCAAGTGGCGAGTACGAAGCTGATCCTAAAGAAATTTCTGAAGTTGAGGGACTAAGTTATTTGAAACGACGGTTTAAAGGAGACTGGGGGCATGGGCGAGTTCCGCTCCATCCTTCTAATAGAACTAAGACCCATGGAAGAGACGGTTTTTTTCTTCATGGAGGGGACACTAAAGGCTCAGCTGGATGCATTGATGTAGGAAATAAAGATAGAGCTCTTTTTAAAAATTTAAGGAAAACAAAAAATAAAATTAAAGTAATTGTTCACTAA
- a CDS encoding FKBP-type peptidyl-prolyl cis-trans isomerase, with protein MSQAKDGDKIRVHYTGSLEDGTEFDSSYKRGEPLEIVLGQGMLIKGFEDAVLGLEGGGKVKTTISPEDGYGPYHEEHTFEVERSQIPPEINPEVGMMLQVNTEQGVTNVTIKSATDDKVVLDGNHPLAGQTMIFEIELVEILAS; from the coding sequence ATGTCTCAAGCCAAAGACGGCGACAAAATCCGCGTTCATTATACTGGTTCCCTCGAAGACGGAACAGAATTCGATTCTTCATATAAAAGAGGCGAACCTCTTGAAATCGTTCTCGGACAGGGAATGCTGATCAAAGGGTTTGAAGACGCAGTTCTCGGCCTTGAAGGCGGCGGAAAAGTAAAGACAACCATCAGCCCTGAAGATGGCTACGGTCCTTACCACGAAGAACATACTTTTGAAGTTGAACGCAGCCAGATTCCACCTGAAATCAATCCGGAAGTCGGTATGATGCTTCAGGTTAATACTGAGCAGGGCGTTACTAACGTGACAATTAAGTCTGCTACCGATGATAAAGTTGTTCTTGATGGCAACCATCCTCTTGCCGGTCAGACCATGATCTTTGAAATTGAATTGGTTGAAATTCTCGCTTCCTAA
- the arfB gene encoding alternative ribosome rescue aminoacyl-tRNA hydrolase ArfB, with the protein MITITPALSIPDSEIIFIASRSSGPGGQHVNKTSSRVTLIFNLEESASLSDHQKRILLLRISNKINSKGELQISCEEHRSQFRNKEEALERFKSLLADGLKPIKQRRKTKVPNSTKRKRMDNKNKRATTKKQRSKPDY; encoded by the coding sequence ATGATAACTATCACACCAGCATTGTCCATACCTGACAGCGAAATTATTTTTATTGCGAGCCGCAGTTCCGGTCCGGGAGGGCAGCACGTTAATAAAACGTCTTCACGCGTGACTCTTATTTTTAATTTGGAAGAGTCTGCATCCCTCAGTGACCATCAAAAAAGGATTCTTCTTTTAAGAATCAGTAATAAGATTAATAGTAAAGGAGAGTTGCAGATATCATGCGAGGAGCATCGCAGTCAGTTCCGCAACAAAGAGGAAGCTCTTGAGCGCTTTAAAAGTCTTTTGGCGGATGGATTAAAGCCAATCAAGCAAAGGCGTAAAACCAAAGTCCCTAATTCTACGAAGCGTAAACGGATGGACAATAAAAATAAACGTGCGACAACTAAAAAGCAGCGTTCAAAGCCTGATTATTAA
- a CDS encoding peptidylprolyl isomerase, whose product MKRFKILLVAALFCIALSVGATAQAESSKVYVKMQTSKGNIVLELDRAKAPKTVANFLKYVNEGHYDGTIFHRVISGFMIQGGNMDKHMNSKDTYAPIENEARNGLYNDKYTISMARTGNPHSATDQFFINTADNGALNFKSATSSGWGYAVFGKVLGGKKVVDKIEKVVTFRKGRYDDVPVKPVMIIKADEVKQ is encoded by the coding sequence ATGAAAAGATTCAAAATATTATTGGTTGCGGCCCTTTTTTGCATAGCTCTTTCTGTGGGAGCAACTGCTCAAGCTGAAAGTTCTAAAGTTTACGTTAAGATGCAAACCAGCAAAGGAAACATTGTTCTTGAACTTGATAGAGCTAAGGCTCCAAAAACCGTGGCTAATTTTCTCAAATATGTGAACGAAGGCCATTATGATGGAACTATTTTTCACAGAGTAATCAGCGGATTCATGATTCAGGGCGGAAACATGGATAAACACATGAATAGTAAGGATACTTACGCTCCTATTGAGAATGAAGCCCGTAACGGTCTTTATAACGATAAGTATACCATCTCTATGGCCCGTACAGGTAATCCTCATTCCGCTACAGACCAGTTTTTTATCAATACTGCTGATAATGGAGCTTTGAACTTTAAGTCTGCGACTTCTTCAGGCTGGGGATATGCTGTTTTCGGAAAAGTTCTCGGCGGTAAGAAAGTTGTTGATAAGATTGAAAAAGTTGTGACGTTCCGTAAAGGTCGTTATGATGATGTTCCGGTCAAGCCTGTGATGATTATCAAGGCTGACGAAGTTAAGCAGTAA
- a CDS encoding YchJ family protein, with protein MSECPCGSGIVYAECCEPYITGTKPAPTAEALMRSRYTSFVVHNVDYLGDTLAPESKHDYEPEQVKEWATSSTWLSLEIVSTSEGQPEDTTGEVEFIANFKQGGATHKHHEASHFEKRDGNWLYIDGDMVAPKPVVKENKVGRNEPCPCGSGKKYKKCCA; from the coding sequence ATGAGTGAATGTCCATGCGGTTCCGGGATTGTATACGCCGAATGCTGTGAACCATATATTACCGGAACTAAACCAGCTCCTACAGCTGAAGCTTTGATGCGTTCCCGTTACACATCTTTTGTTGTGCATAACGTAGATTATCTCGGTGATACTCTAGCCCCGGAAAGCAAACATGACTACGAACCTGAGCAGGTAAAAGAGTGGGCGACATCTTCCACTTGGCTCAGCCTTGAAATTGTTTCTACCTCAGAAGGTCAGCCCGAAGACACTACAGGTGAAGTTGAATTCATTGCGAATTTCAAACAAGGCGGAGCTACTCACAAACATCATGAAGCAAGTCACTTTGAAAAAAGAGACGGCAACTGGCTTTACATTGATGGAGACATGGTCGCCCCGAAACCTGTTGTTAAAGAAAACAAAGTCGGACGTAATGAGCCTTGCCCATGCGGCAGCGGCAAAAAATATAAAAAGTGCTGCGCTTAA
- a CDS encoding PHP domain-containing protein, which yields MPGIDLHTHSTASDGTLTPVELVLAAKEVGLVAIALTDHDTIAGLPEAVRAGEKHGVEVIPGCELSVHSDVGVLHIVGLWVDPYSSILQNKFESIRKKRGLRNDEIIKKLQKLGLNITMDEVREKAAGTVGRPHIASVLLDKNYVKSFDDAFNRYIGKTGKAYISRESLAPDEALNLLKATNATSILAHPALLSTNETVLNEQVKELKRLGLDGIEIYCSSHTTEMMGICKKIARKYNLLASGGSDFHGSVKPEIKLGRGTGKLFIHHSVLDDLKALRQSKGLEI from the coding sequence ATGCCCGGAATAGACCTGCACACACATTCTACAGCTTCAGATGGAACTCTTACCCCGGTAGAGCTGGTTCTAGCTGCAAAAGAAGTGGGACTTGTTGCTATAGCTCTCACAGATCACGACACTATTGCAGGCCTCCCTGAGGCTGTCAGGGCTGGAGAGAAACACGGTGTGGAAGTAATCCCCGGATGTGAGCTGAGTGTTCATTCCGATGTCGGAGTTCTACATATAGTAGGTCTGTGGGTAGACCCTTATTCCTCTATTTTACAAAACAAATTTGAATCCATTCGCAAAAAACGCGGCCTGCGAAATGACGAAATAATAAAAAAATTACAAAAATTGGGCTTAAATATAACCATGGACGAAGTTCGGGAAAAAGCCGCCGGAACCGTCGGCAGACCTCATATTGCATCGGTTCTGCTTGATAAAAATTATGTTAAATCTTTTGACGATGCTTTCAATCGCTACATTGGGAAAACAGGTAAGGCGTATATTTCGAGAGAAAGTCTTGCACCGGATGAGGCTCTTAATCTTTTAAAGGCAACAAATGCGACCTCGATTCTAGCCCATCCCGCCCTGCTCAGCACTAATGAAACTGTTCTTAATGAACAAGTTAAGGAACTTAAAAGACTGGGACTTGACGGAATAGAAATTTACTGCAGTTCACACACCACCGAAATGATGGGAATATGTAAAAAAATTGCCCGCAAATATAATCTGCTAGCCAGCGGGGGGTCTGATTTTCATGGATCAGTAAAGCCGGAAATAAAACTCGGTCGAGGTACTGGAAAATTATTTATACACCACAGTGTGCTTGACGATCTTAAAGCCCTAAGGCAATCGAAGGGTCTGGAAATTTAA
- a CDS encoding TetR/AcrR family transcriptional regulator yields MTKKEKIFNAGAKLFAERSFNSVGIRDIAREAEVNSAMISYYFGGKTGLLREIFSSFVDLVLAVVKKSMDESADHYELCDNNVRRFIDNARKNRDVYLVGLRELNHDSPDLQDLRDTLQAKGWEHFSNHLSRMGSSVKHPEIVRDITFTAVMGIIFSDYLLGGGTFIDNDELVETYKGVISSILRLGTPELWK; encoded by the coding sequence ATGACTAAGAAAGAGAAAATATTTAACGCTGGCGCAAAGTTGTTCGCCGAGCGTTCGTTCAACTCTGTCGGAATCAGGGATATAGCCAGAGAGGCAGAGGTCAACAGTGCTATGATTTCTTATTACTTTGGAGGTAAAACCGGTTTGCTCAGGGAGATTTTTTCTTCCTTTGTCGATTTGGTTTTGGCTGTTGTTAAGAAGTCCATGGACGAGTCGGCAGATCATTATGAATTGTGTGATAACAATGTAAGAAGATTTATAGATAATGCCCGTAAAAACCGGGATGTTTATCTGGTCGGACTCAGAGAACTTAATCATGACAGTCCTGATTTACAGGATTTAAGAGATACGTTGCAGGCCAAAGGGTGGGAACACTTTTCAAATCATCTTTCAAGAATGGGTTCAAGTGTTAAACATCCTGAAATAGTAAGAGATATTACCTTTACAGCGGTAATGGGGATTATTTTTTCAGATTATCTGCTTGGTGGCGGAACTTTTATTGATAATGATGAATTGGTGGAAACTTACAAAGGTGTCATTTCCAGTATTTTAAGGCTGGGAACACCGGAACTCTGGAAGTAA
- a CDS encoding Hsp20/alpha crystallin family protein, whose amino-acid sequence MVIDLGSVYNFPYEFDKVFNEVFNPRQYKRGKSSYPPINIGEDEKNVYVHAEMPGLAIEDMDIEITAKDLVIKGERKLPEGRYFRQERISGVFQRIISINTLVDVDNVSASMKDGVLRIIMPKAESSVPKKIAVEIE is encoded by the coding sequence ATGGTCATTGATTTAGGCTCGGTTTATAACTTTCCGTATGAGTTCGACAAAGTGTTTAATGAAGTTTTTAATCCCCGGCAGTATAAACGAGGAAAATCATCATACCCTCCTATAAATATAGGGGAAGATGAAAAGAATGTTTATGTGCATGCGGAAATGCCCGGACTTGCAATCGAAGATATGGATATAGAGATCACAGCAAAAGATCTTGTAATCAAGGGTGAGCGCAAACTGCCGGAAGGCAGATATTTTCGTCAGGAAAGGATTTCCGGAGTTTTTCAGCGGATTATTTCTATCAATACACTTGTTGATGTGGATAATGTTTCTGCTTCTATGAAAGACGGGGTATTGCGGATAATAATGCCTAAGGCCGAGTCATCTGTTCCTAAGAAAATCGCTGTAGAAATCGAGTAA